From a region of the Roseivirga sp. 4D4 genome:
- the purL gene encoding phosphoribosylformylglycinamidine synthase — translation MIQFFDAGAGKIYAVGLSSQLASQDLPKLEWLFGNASLIQGETLEGFFVGPRKEMITPWSTNAVEITQNMGISGIERIEEFEKVESENTAFDPMLQVLYKGLDQELFTIDIEPEAVRHIEDIAAYNQAEGLALSQEEIDYLNEVSDKLGRKLTDGEVFGFSQVNSEHCRHKIFNGVFIIDGQEMPSSLFKMIRKTSNEKPEGLVSAYKDNVAFTQGPVVEQFAPATQDKADWFETSDFESVISLKAETHNFPTTVEPFNGAATGAGGEIRDRMAGGKGSMPLAGTAVYMTSYSRLEDGRTWEANMPERKWLYQTPMDILIKASNGASDFGNKFGQPLISGSVLTFEHEEGGKRHGFDKVIMLAGGIGYGKKPDALKATPDKGDQIVVMGGDNYRIGMGGGAVSSVDTGEFSSGIELNAIQRSNPEMQKRVYNAVRAMTEGDKNPIVSIHDHGAGGHLNCLSELVEETGGTIDVKKLPVGDPTLSDKEIIGNESQERMGLVIKEEDIAYMEKVAQRERAPFYVVGETTGDMHFKFENKVSKENPIDWNLGHMFGSSPKTILEDKTIDQNFSEVSYDIKKLQEYLNGVLQLEAVACKDWLTNKVDRCVTGRVAKQQTAGPIQLPLNNVGVMALDYRGEKGIATSIGHAPVSALVDPVAGSQLSIAEALTNIIWAPIEKGLGGVSLSANWMWPAKNEGENARLYKAVEAVSDFACDLGINIPTGKDSMSMTQKYKDGVVYSPGTVIISAGAEVTDLKKVVEPVLQPDFESTLLYINLSDGEFKLGGSSFAQIVGKVGTTAPTVDDTDRFANTFNMVQAMIKEGKIMAGHDVSAGGLITTLLEMTFSQVDLGIAANLKAIKGIDDISTFFSEQPALLIQVANEDLEDIKTLFDTIEASYLEVGSPIGEPILSIQTNTQSYLMDIASLRDTWYKTSYLLDQKQSGEELAKQRFENYKKQPLSFNFPEGFEGQYEALGLNPDRKEKTGIKAAIIREKGVNGDREMAYAMHLAGFDVKDVHMTDLISGAEDLSDVNFIAFVGGFSNSDVLGSAKGWAGAFLYNEKAKQALDNFYAREDTISLGICNGCQLMGELGLLYPEHKVHPKLDHNIAHKFESGFVNVTIPENNSVMLSGLAGSRLGIWVAHGEGRFRLPEAESEYNVIAKYSHEAYPASPNGSDYHVAGVASKDGRHLAIMPHFERSVFPWNWGNYPAAQKADVLSPWIKAFMAAKGWVERI, via the coding sequence ATGATTCAATTTTTCGATGCCGGGGCTGGCAAAATTTATGCTGTTGGCCTCTCTTCGCAACTCGCGTCACAAGACCTTCCAAAACTTGAATGGCTCTTCGGAAATGCCTCACTGATACAAGGCGAAACTCTGGAGGGCTTTTTTGTTGGTCCACGAAAAGAAATGATCACGCCATGGAGTACCAATGCCGTGGAAATCACCCAAAATATGGGCATTTCAGGGATAGAACGTATTGAGGAGTTTGAGAAGGTAGAAAGCGAAAACACGGCTTTCGACCCTATGCTTCAGGTTCTCTACAAGGGGCTTGATCAGGAATTATTTACTATCGATATCGAGCCAGAGGCGGTTCGGCATATCGAAGATATTGCCGCTTACAATCAGGCCGAAGGACTCGCACTAAGCCAGGAAGAAATCGACTATTTGAACGAGGTCAGTGATAAGCTGGGCAGAAAGCTTACCGATGGCGAAGTATTCGGCTTTTCGCAAGTCAATTCCGAGCACTGCCGACATAAGATATTCAATGGGGTCTTTATCATTGATGGGCAAGAAATGCCAAGTTCTCTGTTTAAAATGATCCGAAAGACCTCAAATGAAAAGCCAGAGGGATTAGTTTCGGCATACAAAGACAATGTTGCCTTTACCCAAGGACCTGTGGTAGAGCAATTCGCTCCTGCCACGCAAGACAAAGCAGATTGGTTTGAAACCTCCGACTTTGAATCAGTGATCTCGCTTAAAGCAGAAACACACAACTTCCCAACTACTGTAGAGCCCTTCAATGGAGCAGCAACTGGAGCTGGTGGAGAAATAAGAGATAGAATGGCGGGTGGTAAAGGTTCTATGCCTTTGGCAGGAACGGCTGTCTATATGACTTCCTATTCGAGGCTCGAAGATGGCAGAACCTGGGAGGCCAATATGCCCGAACGCAAGTGGCTTTATCAAACCCCGATGGACATCCTGATCAAGGCATCTAATGGTGCCAGTGATTTTGGTAACAAGTTCGGTCAACCGCTGATCTCAGGGTCGGTCTTGACTTTTGAGCACGAAGAAGGTGGCAAAAGACATGGCTTTGACAAGGTGATCATGCTGGCCGGAGGCATTGGTTACGGTAAGAAACCTGATGCCCTCAAAGCAACTCCAGATAAAGGCGATCAAATCGTGGTGATGGGTGGTGATAACTACCGCATTGGTATGGGCGGTGGCGCAGTGTCGTCCGTAGATACCGGTGAGTTCTCAAGTGGCATTGAATTAAACGCCATTCAGCGTTCTAACCCGGAAATGCAAAAGCGTGTATACAACGCGGTTCGTGCCATGACCGAAGGAGACAAAAACCCAATCGTATCAATTCACGATCATGGTGCAGGTGGCCATTTGAATTGCCTTTCTGAATTAGTGGAAGAGACGGGCGGCACCATTGATGTTAAGAAGCTACCAGTTGGAGACCCGACCCTCTCCGATAAAGAAATTATTGGCAATGAGTCTCAGGAACGCATGGGGCTTGTCATCAAGGAAGAAGATATTGCCTATATGGAGAAGGTGGCTCAGCGCGAAAGAGCTCCTTTCTATGTAGTCGGTGAAACGACTGGCGACATGCATTTCAAGTTCGAAAACAAGGTTTCTAAAGAAAACCCGATCGACTGGAATTTAGGACACATGTTTGGATCGTCACCGAAGACCATTTTGGAAGACAAAACGATCGACCAGAACTTTAGTGAGGTGAGCTACGACATTAAAAAGCTTCAAGAATACCTTAATGGCGTTCTTCAGCTGGAAGCTGTAGCCTGTAAAGACTGGTTGACCAACAAAGTTGATCGATGCGTAACAGGCCGTGTAGCTAAGCAACAAACCGCAGGACCTATCCAATTGCCATTGAATAACGTAGGTGTAATGGCCTTGGACTACCGGGGTGAGAAAGGAATTGCCACTTCTATAGGTCATGCTCCAGTTTCAGCCTTAGTAGACCCTGTTGCGGGATCTCAATTATCCATTGCCGAAGCCTTGACCAACATCATTTGGGCTCCAATTGAAAAAGGATTGGGTGGCGTATCACTCAGTGCCAACTGGATGTGGCCCGCTAAAAACGAAGGGGAGAACGCGAGACTTTATAAAGCCGTAGAAGCGGTTTCAGACTTCGCCTGCGATCTGGGCATCAACATTCCGACTGGTAAGGACTCCATGTCCATGACCCAGAAGTACAAGGATGGCGTGGTGTACTCTCCGGGTACAGTGATTATCTCTGCCGGGGCTGAAGTAACAGACCTTAAAAAAGTGGTAGAGCCAGTATTACAACCGGATTTTGAGTCTACCCTATTGTATATCAACCTATCCGATGGAGAGTTCAAATTAGGTGGTAGCTCCTTTGCTCAAATTGTGGGTAAAGTAGGGACTACAGCGCCTACCGTAGACGATACCGATCGCTTTGCCAATACCTTTAACATGGTCCAGGCGATGATCAAGGAAGGTAAAATCATGGCAGGCCATGATGTTTCAGCTGGTGGATTGATCACTACCCTGCTTGAAATGACCTTCTCACAAGTAGACTTAGGCATTGCAGCCAACTTGAAAGCGATCAAAGGCATTGACGACATTTCGACATTCTTCTCTGAGCAACCTGCGCTTTTGATTCAGGTGGCCAATGAAGATCTGGAAGATATTAAGACATTATTCGATACCATTGAAGCTTCTTATCTGGAAGTGGGAAGCCCAATAGGTGAACCTATCCTTTCTATCCAGACTAATACACAGAGCTATCTGATGGATATTGCCAGCTTAAGAGACACCTGGTACAAGACTTCTTACCTATTGGATCAGAAGCAGTCAGGCGAAGAACTCGCCAAGCAGCGATTCGAGAATTACAAGAAACAACCCCTGTCATTTAACTTCCCAGAAGGGTTTGAAGGACAGTATGAGGCTTTGGGGCTTAATCCAGACCGCAAGGAAAAGACAGGCATAAAAGCAGCCATCATCCGTGAAAAAGGAGTCAATGGCGATAGAGAAATGGCTTATGCCATGCATCTGGCTGGTTTTGATGTTAAGGACGTACATATGACCGACTTGATCTCAGGCGCTGAAGACCTAAGCGATGTAAACTTCATCGCCTTTGTCGGTGGGTTCTCTAATTCTGACGTTTTAGGTTCTGCCAAAGGCTGGGCAGGCGCCTTCCTCTACAATGAAAAGGCCAAGCAGGCCCTAGACAACTTCTACGCCCGTGAGGACACCATTTCTCTCGGTATTTGTAACGGATGTCAATTGATGGGTGAGCTAGGACTGCTCTACCCTGAGCACAAAGTGCATCCGAAACTAGACCATAACATTGCCCACAAATTCGAGTCAGGCTTTGTCAATGTGACCATTCCTGAAAATAACTCAGTAATGCTCAGTGGACTGGCAGGTTCTAGACTGGGCATTTGGGTGGCTCATGGTGAAGGTCGTTTCAGGCTGCCAGAAGCAGAGTCAGAATACAACGTCATCGCCAAGTACTCACATGAGGCCTACCCCGCATCGCCTAATGGTTCGGATTATCACGTGGCTGGCGTGGCAAGCAAAGACGGTAGACATTTGGCGATCATGCCACATTTCGAGCGTTCTGTATTCCCTTGGAACTGGGGGAACTATCCTGCAGCACAGAAGGCTGATGTATTGAGTCCTTGGATCAAAGCTTTTATGGCCGCTAAGGGTTGGGTGGAAAGGATTTAG
- a CDS encoding sensor histidine kinase: MGESAEIGVSDVILIGMLGMFFLALGVVLFFLVYQRRLLKQQKEHQQKEAEYQQQLLRANLLSQEKERNRIGKDLHDEVGAMLTTSKLYFRHLAQNAPKEKFTELKDKVFDLLEGTIASVRRVSHDLRPVVLETLGLEEAVANIRDQLNASGEVQMVFESDWKGVMTKEYQLNWYRIIQELVNNTLKHANANRIAIHMSGNGDQLKLSYNDNGIGMASGKHEPGLGLSNIESRLSLMNGELIFNETEKGISIELTSEITKDTQKDD, translated from the coding sequence ATGGGTGAGTCCGCAGAAATAGGTGTTTCGGATGTTATATTAATCGGTATGTTAGGAATGTTCTTTCTAGCCCTAGGTGTGGTGCTTTTTTTCTTAGTTTACCAACGCAGATTACTAAAACAGCAAAAAGAACATCAACAAAAGGAAGCCGAATATCAACAACAATTGTTGCGAGCCAACCTTCTAAGTCAGGAAAAGGAGCGTAACCGAATTGGCAAAGATCTGCATGATGAAGTAGGGGCCATGCTCACCACCTCCAAACTCTATTTCAGGCACCTTGCGCAGAATGCCCCCAAGGAGAAATTTACCGAGTTAAAGGACAAAGTCTTTGACTTGCTGGAAGGAACTATCGCGAGCGTAAGAAGGGTCTCACATGACCTCAGACCAGTAGTCCTAGAGACCTTAGGGTTGGAAGAAGCCGTAGCTAATATCCGAGATCAATTGAACGCCTCTGGAGAGGTTCAAATGGTATTTGAGAGTGACTGGAAAGGGGTAATGACGAAGGAGTATCAATTGAACTGGTATCGTATCATTCAGGAATTGGTCAATAATACCCTCAAACATGCGAATGCCAACCGAATAGCAATTCATATGTCAGGAAATGGCGATCAACTGAAGTTGAGCTATAACGATAATGGCATTGGCATGGCCAGTGGCAAGCATGAGCCAGGATTGGGTTTAAGCAATATTGAAAGTAGGTTGAGCCTAATGAATGGGGAGCTGATTTTCAATGAGACTGAGAAAGGAATTTCTATTGAACTGACATCTGAGATAACAAAAGACACACAGAAAGATGACTAA
- a CDS encoding ABC transporter permease, protein MLPEEHIPKFHHWLFSVLCKEELYHELAGDLEETFAENYQQLGAKKAKSIYRREVLKMLRPSVIRRFKLLPTLSPFDMLKNYFKISIRNIWRDKEHSFISIFGLATGIVASILIFQYVNFESSYDLMHDQSDGEIYRLSRISTDMGSGEIDSKASSHYMAIQSTIGDDLPEVKHATQLFPLPGVLTHETQGYNAEDIYFSTSSFFEVFDFKLLKGSASDLDQPGTIFLSQTEAIRIFRTEDVLNRVITFNATGFPWELEVQVKGVYKDLPENTHLPNPQALLCVKQSNERMAAFFPQMDENELKWRLTGYHTYIKVLPDTDESELSTKLVEWIKTYRAPFNANQGREHSIKAHALRDIHFIKDYDDQLKPAGDRSIINLFKIIGVLIVLIAWTNFVNLASAKAVKRAKEIGIRKSLGAYKKQLVQQFLLEAIMINLMALLLAIGIVILVIPKFHQLVGSQAFDYFDSFIPFWSTYLIVFLLGSIITGLYPALVLTRFEPIKVLRGNFASSTQGTSLRKSLILLQFAIVLVMLSGIMAIRSQIQFMMNADMGMNISQTLAIEGPPGYLRDSTYAQKTQAFQGEVERNSSVKATTLSSILPGIRNNFFQTTNRQDRPSGETVMLYRSFADHDYVKFHDLEIISGRDFDESLIGDQNVILLNREAVERFNFESPEDAIGKRLDFSNNVTPLIVGVVENFNQMGINFAIEPLSIELINGGGNFINVRVDTENITETMQFLEKSYEAFFPGSPFEASFVDQNFNALYESDQRFNQALQFFALVAIFISCLGIFGLSSFLINQKMKEVGIRKVLGANIMEIIRVLTTEYIWLIAISTLVAVPVAYLLINNWLDSFLVRVKLDPTFFILPVVGLLMIILITIGNKTRKAALTNPSKTLKSE, encoded by the coding sequence GTGCTGCCTGAAGAACACATACCAAAATTTCATCATTGGCTCTTTTCAGTGCTTTGCAAAGAAGAGCTCTATCACGAGCTCGCAGGTGATCTGGAAGAGACCTTTGCAGAAAACTATCAGCAGCTAGGCGCAAAAAAGGCCAAGTCAATTTATAGAAGAGAGGTGCTCAAAATGCTAAGGCCTTCAGTCATTCGAAGATTTAAACTATTACCGACATTAAGCCCATTCGACATGCTAAAAAACTATTTCAAGATCTCAATAAGGAATATCTGGAGAGACAAGGAGCATTCCTTCATTAGTATTTTCGGTCTGGCCACAGGGATAGTCGCCAGCATCTTGATTTTTCAATATGTCAATTTTGAATCGAGTTACGATTTGATGCATGATCAAAGCGATGGTGAAATCTATCGCCTTTCTAGAATCTCTACCGATATGGGGTCGGGAGAAATAGATTCTAAAGCATCAAGTCATTATATGGCGATCCAATCCACAATTGGAGATGACTTGCCAGAGGTGAAACATGCCACCCAGCTCTTTCCCCTACCAGGTGTCCTTACCCATGAAACACAAGGATATAATGCCGAAGACATCTACTTTTCTACCAGTTCCTTCTTCGAAGTTTTCGATTTCAAACTCCTAAAAGGTTCAGCTAGCGACCTGGATCAACCTGGCACCATCTTCCTTTCTCAAACCGAAGCTATACGCATATTCAGAACTGAAGATGTGCTTAATAGAGTAATTACTTTTAATGCTACAGGTTTTCCTTGGGAATTGGAAGTACAAGTGAAAGGCGTCTATAAAGACCTGCCGGAAAACACACACCTCCCAAATCCTCAAGCTTTACTCTGTGTCAAACAATCCAATGAAAGGATGGCTGCATTTTTTCCTCAAATGGATGAAAATGAGTTGAAATGGCGACTGACTGGCTACCACACCTATATTAAAGTATTACCTGATACAGACGAGTCAGAACTATCAACCAAACTCGTAGAATGGATCAAGACTTATCGAGCCCCTTTCAACGCCAATCAGGGTAGAGAACACTCTATAAAAGCACACGCTCTTCGAGACATCCATTTTATTAAAGATTATGACGATCAACTTAAGCCTGCTGGAGACCGAAGCATTATCAACCTATTCAAGATCATTGGTGTGCTGATCGTCTTAATCGCCTGGACAAACTTTGTTAATCTGGCCTCAGCCAAAGCAGTAAAACGTGCCAAAGAGATAGGCATTCGAAAATCACTTGGGGCATACAAGAAACAACTCGTTCAACAGTTTCTGTTGGAAGCCATTATGATCAACCTTATGGCACTATTACTCGCCATAGGCATTGTCATCTTAGTCATCCCAAAATTCCATCAGCTCGTTGGATCGCAGGCATTTGACTATTTCGATAGCTTTATTCCCTTCTGGTCGACCTACCTAATCGTCTTCCTATTAGGATCTATCATCACCGGTCTCTACCCTGCTTTGGTCCTTACACGATTTGAGCCGATAAAAGTATTAAGGGGCAATTTTGCCAGTTCCACGCAAGGCACTTCTCTAAGGAAGTCACTCATACTTCTACAGTTTGCCATTGTATTAGTGATGCTCTCGGGTATCATGGCCATTAGGTCTCAAATTCAATTTATGATGAATGCCGATATGGGCATGAACATATCCCAGACCCTAGCCATAGAAGGACCTCCGGGTTATTTAAGGGATTCTACTTATGCCCAGAAGACTCAGGCTTTTCAGGGAGAAGTGGAAAGGAATTCAAGTGTAAAGGCGACTACGCTATCTTCCATATTACCGGGCATCCGAAATAACTTCTTCCAAACCACCAATCGGCAGGATAGACCTTCAGGTGAAACCGTAATGCTTTATCGCAGTTTTGCTGATCACGACTATGTAAAATTCCACGATCTGGAAATCATCAGTGGAAGGGATTTTGACGAGTCCTTAATCGGAGATCAAAACGTCATACTACTGAATCGTGAGGCAGTAGAGCGATTTAATTTCGAAAGCCCCGAAGATGCGATTGGCAAGCGGCTGGATTTCTCGAACAATGTTACTCCCCTCATTGTAGGCGTAGTGGAAAACTTTAATCAAATGGGGATCAACTTTGCCATTGAACCCCTGTCGATCGAGTTGATTAATGGAGGTGGCAACTTTATCAATGTGCGTGTGGATACAGAAAACATCACTGAAACCATGCAGTTTCTAGAGAAAAGCTATGAAGCCTTTTTTCCTGGTTCACCTTTCGAAGCTTCCTTTGTTGACCAGAACTTCAACGCCCTATATGAGTCTGACCAACGCTTCAATCAAGCCCTACAATTCTTCGCCCTCGTAGCAATTTTCATCTCATGTCTGGGCATATTCGGTTTATCTTCTTTTTTGATCAACCAAAAAATGAAGGAGGTGGGCATTCGAAAAGTATTGGGTGCTAATATCATGGAGATCATACGCGTCCTGACGACAGAATACATTTGGTTGATCGCGATATCTACTCTTGTTGCAGTTCCAGTAGCCTATTTACTGATCAATAATTGGCTCGACAGCTTTTTAGTTCGGGTAAAACTAGATCCAACCTTCTTTATTCTGCCCGTTGTCGGACTGCTAATGATCATACTCATCACCATTGGCAATAAAACCCGAAAAGCAGCTTTGACGAATCCTTCTAAGACATTGAAGAGTGAATGA
- a CDS encoding glycosyl hydrolase family 18 protein, with protein sequence MKKDKMFNGYWMGYQPNGNTLGVTPPYVNTVTLFVAGAAPDGTSVGFNFLTKAYPAKDQIAWARQLQAQGTEVLMSIMDSSTIQWNEVDIPAYVQNFKDVVIDGEWGLNGVDIDLESGMPDDIWASTFTELIQEFRKVLGPKGTTDSSGKNISRMSVAAYRPTKEKPILSSAGTDLDWLNTMAYWNSATDNEVLFDTYSQYVEQVNLGIGVDYQNGMSTALKQVEQAAKFAAQTDNCGMMEFALNNDCEEYSGHPQWTWASIINENMNGLM encoded by the coding sequence ATGAAAAAAGATAAAATGTTTAATGGCTATTGGATGGGCTATCAACCTAATGGCAATACGCTTGGAGTCACTCCACCTTATGTAAATACAGTTACACTATTTGTGGCAGGAGCTGCTCCTGATGGTACATCAGTTGGTTTCAATTTTCTGACCAAGGCCTATCCTGCAAAAGATCAGATTGCCTGGGCGAGGCAATTACAGGCTCAGGGTACGGAAGTGCTTATGAGTATTATGGATTCATCTACTATTCAGTGGAACGAAGTGGATATTCCTGCTTATGTGCAGAATTTTAAGGATGTAGTAATCGATGGAGAATGGGGCTTGAATGGTGTGGATATTGATTTAGAGTCAGGAATGCCAGATGATATTTGGGCTAGTACTTTTACTGAACTCATCCAGGAATTTAGAAAAGTACTGGGGCCAAAGGGTACCACGGACAGTTCCGGAAAAAACATTTCGAGGATGTCTGTTGCTGCCTATAGACCTACTAAGGAAAAACCCATTTTATCTTCCGCAGGGACAGATTTAGACTGGCTGAATACCATGGCCTATTGGAATAGCGCAACAGATAATGAAGTCCTCTTCGATACATACTCCCAGTATGTGGAGCAAGTGAATTTGGGTATTGGGGTCGATTATCAGAATGGTATGTCCACTGCTTTGAAGCAGGTAGAGCAGGCGGCCAAGTTTGCTGCACAAACCGATAACTGCGGTATGATGGAGTTTGCTTTGAACAATGATTGTGAAGAATACTCAGGACATCCCCAGTGGACGTGGGCTTCAATAATTAATGAAAACATGAACGGTCTGATGTAA
- a CDS encoding PadR family transcriptional regulator, with protein MKGSYLGEFQEIVLLSVLALTNEAYGVKIQKEIAEKSGRSISRGGLHSTLSRLEEKGFLESKLGEATKVRGGKSKKIYSVTNLGRNALMEAEAVRKEFRKSILDLNWMKFGAA; from the coding sequence ATGAAGGGATCATACCTTGGGGAGTTTCAGGAAATCGTACTCCTATCCGTACTGGCTTTAACCAATGAGGCCTACGGAGTCAAAATCCAGAAAGAAATTGCAGAAAAATCAGGACGCAGCATTAGCCGTGGTGGATTGCATAGCACTTTGTCTCGATTGGAAGAAAAGGGCTTTTTGGAGTCTAAACTTGGCGAAGCAACAAAGGTGCGCGGTGGAAAAAGCAAGAAAATCTACTCTGTCACTAACCTTGGCAGAAATGCGCTTATGGAAGCAGAAGCCGTCCGAAAAGAATTCCGAAAATCAATTCTTGACCTCAACTGGATGAAATTCGGTGCTGCCTGA
- a CDS encoding response regulator transcription factor, whose product MTNIQVAIADDHKLFREGIHFLIDQMEGISICFEVADGKELIIRLKEEVPDVLLLDLDMPEMDGIEVLKEVRSLYSSMGVIILTMHSDAKMIAYLMELGANGYLMKDTSPEELEQAIRSVKEEGFYFNKAVSEAMLGGLKNHSPKKPVLKNNVTLTSREIEVLELICQEYTAKEIAEKLFISPRTAEGHRRSLIEKLGVKNTAGLIVRAVKEGLIDI is encoded by the coding sequence ATGACTAATATTCAGGTAGCGATAGCAGACGATCATAAACTCTTCAGAGAGGGTATCCATTTTTTGATAGATCAAATGGAAGGGATCTCCATATGCTTTGAAGTGGCTGATGGTAAGGAGCTGATAATCCGATTAAAGGAAGAAGTCCCTGATGTCCTATTACTTGATCTTGATATGCCTGAAATGGATGGTATCGAAGTTTTGAAAGAGGTTCGCTCCCTTTACTCATCAATGGGTGTTATAATTCTCACCATGCATAGTGATGCTAAGATGATAGCCTATTTAATGGAATTGGGTGCGAACGGTTATTTAATGAAGGACACCAGTCCCGAAGAACTTGAGCAAGCGATTAGGAGTGTAAAGGAAGAAGGCTTCTATTTCAACAAGGCAGTCTCAGAAGCCATGTTAGGGGGCTTGAAAAATCATAGTCCAAAAAAGCCAGTGCTCAAAAATAATGTCACTTTAACCAGCCGAGAGATAGAAGTCCTGGAATTAATCTGTCAAGAATATACGGCCAAGGAGATTGCTGAGAAGCTGTTTATCAGTCCACGAACTGCCGAAGGTCACCGAAGAAGCCTTATCGAAAAACTTGGCGTTAAAAATACGGCAGGGTTAATCGTTCGGGCTGTGAAGGAAGGCCTGATTGATATCTAG